The proteins below are encoded in one region of Amycolatopsis magusensis:
- a CDS encoding 50S ribosomal protein L25/general stress protein Ctc — MSEVRLSVEPRTEFGKGAARRTRRAGKIPAVLYGHGSDPRHLSLPALEFARVVRENGSNAVITLDVDSSVELALTKTIVVHPLKNYIEHVDLLVVKRGEKVTVDVPVVLTGEAAPGTLVQHDLDALQVEVEALHIPEQVEVSIEGLTAGTQILASQVELPQGAELVTEGDHLVVAVNEAPNEAAMESQVDAEGAGVVEDEPETTEE; from the coding sequence GTGTCCGAGGTACGTCTGTCCGTCGAACCACGCACCGAGTTCGGCAAGGGCGCCGCGCGTCGCACGCGGCGTGCCGGCAAGATCCCCGCGGTTCTCTATGGTCACGGCTCGGACCCCCGGCACCTGTCGCTGCCGGCTCTCGAGTTCGCCCGCGTCGTCCGCGAGAACGGCAGCAACGCCGTGATCACCCTGGACGTCGACAGCTCCGTCGAGCTGGCGCTGACCAAGACCATCGTGGTCCACCCGCTGAAGAACTACATCGAGCACGTCGACCTGCTCGTGGTCAAGCGCGGCGAGAAGGTCACCGTCGACGTGCCGGTGGTCCTCACCGGCGAGGCCGCCCCCGGCACCCTGGTCCAGCACGACCTGGACGCGCTGCAGGTCGAGGTCGAGGCCCTGCACATCCCGGAGCAGGTGGAGGTCTCCATCGAGGGGCTCACCGCCGGCACCCAGATCCTGGCTTCGCAGGTCGAGCTCCCCCAGGGCGCCGAGCTGGTCACCGAAGGCGACCACCTGGTCGTCGCGGTGAACGAGGCCCCGAACGAGGCCGCCATGGAGAGCCAGGTCGACGCCGAGGGCGCCGGCGTGGTCGAGGACGAGCCCGAAACCACCGAGGAGTAA
- a CDS encoding ribose-phosphate diphosphokinase, whose amino-acid sequence MSPKSGTPKKNLMLFSGRAHPELAEEVAKHLNITITPQTAHNFANGEIFVRFQESVRGCDAFVLQSHPQPINEWVMEQLIMVDALKRASAKRITVIMPFYPYARQDKKHKGREPISARLIADLFKTAGADRIMTVDLHTAQIQGFFDGPVDHLLAQSLLADHINTTYAEHAITVVSPDSGRVRLAEKWAEQLGNKPIAFIHKTRDPDKPNQAVANRVVGKVEGRLCVLIDDMIDTGGTIVKATEALLNEGASDVVIASTHGILSDPATDRLSNCKAREVILTNTLPIPEEKRFPGLTVLSIAPLLARAIQQVFEDGSVTSLFDGQA is encoded by the coding sequence ATGAGCCCGAAGTCCGGTACGCCGAAGAAGAACCTGATGCTCTTCTCCGGCCGCGCCCACCCAGAGCTGGCCGAAGAGGTGGCCAAGCACCTCAACATCACCATCACTCCCCAGACGGCGCACAACTTCGCCAACGGCGAGATCTTCGTCCGGTTCCAGGAGTCGGTGCGCGGGTGTGACGCCTTCGTGCTGCAGAGCCACCCGCAGCCGATCAACGAGTGGGTGATGGAACAGCTGATCATGGTGGACGCGCTCAAGCGCGCGAGCGCCAAGCGGATCACCGTGATCATGCCGTTCTACCCGTACGCCCGGCAGGACAAGAAGCACAAGGGCCGCGAGCCGATCTCGGCGAGGCTGATCGCGGACCTGTTCAAGACCGCCGGCGCCGACCGGATCATGACGGTCGACCTGCACACCGCGCAGATCCAGGGCTTCTTCGACGGGCCGGTGGACCACCTGCTGGCGCAGAGCCTGCTGGCCGACCACATCAACACCACCTACGCCGAGCACGCGATCACCGTGGTCTCCCCGGACTCCGGCCGGGTGCGCCTGGCGGAGAAGTGGGCGGAGCAGCTCGGCAACAAGCCGATCGCCTTCATCCACAAGACCCGCGACCCGGACAAGCCCAACCAGGCCGTGGCCAACCGCGTGGTCGGCAAGGTCGAGGGCAGGCTGTGCGTGCTGATCGACGACATGATCGACACCGGTGGCACCATCGTGAAGGCCACCGAAGCGCTGCTGAACGAAGGCGCCTCGGACGTGGTGATCGCCTCCACGCACGGCATCCTGTCGGACCCCGCCACCGACCGCCTCTCGAACTGCAAGGCGCGCGAGGTCATCCTGACCAACACGCTGCCCATCCCCGAAGAGAAGCGCTTCCCCGGCCTCACGGTCCTTTCGATCGCCCCCCTGCTGGCCCGAGCCATCCAACAGGTCTTCGAAGACGGCTCGGTCACCAGCCTCTTCGACGGCCAAGCCTGA
- a CDS encoding DivIVA domain-containing protein, with the protein MMVLTAADVLTIRFQRAPIGSRGYSETAVDDFLDRVAKTLDGQDHLTAAQVHEAAFGKPPLGKRGYDQQEVDAFLRQVESTLAAREGWTPHAPTNAYIAPALEHSHTRKSLWRRVRS; encoded by the coding sequence ATGATGGTGCTCACCGCGGCGGACGTGCTGACCATCCGGTTCCAACGGGCGCCGATCGGCTCGCGGGGTTACAGCGAGACCGCGGTGGACGACTTCCTCGACCGGGTCGCGAAGACCCTCGACGGCCAGGACCACCTCACCGCGGCGCAGGTGCACGAGGCCGCGTTCGGCAAGCCGCCGCTGGGCAAGCGGGGGTACGACCAGCAGGAGGTCGATGCCTTCCTGCGGCAGGTGGAAAGCACGCTGGCCGCGCGGGAAGGCTGGACCCCGCACGCCCCGACGAACGCCTACATCGCGCCCGCGCTGGAACACTCGCACACCCGCAAATCCCTCTGGCGCCGAGTCCGAAGCTGA
- a CDS encoding fatty acyl-AMP ligase encodes MSRFVDTLVATAAGGGQQRGMVTGEPQEPVRRTWAEVHEQAKRFAGELIHRGLEPGSAVAVLAAAPALIAPTVQAVWLAGGSVTMLHQPTPRTDLAEWAEDTLRVLRMIGSELVLLGEPFDALAPVLTEHDIAFHSIAELDAGEPITEPVPIGEDDLALLQLTSGSTAEPKAVRITHGNLYTNVKAMVERAEFDFGTDVMVSWLPTFHDMGMVGFLTVPMTFGVELVKITPVEFLSGPLIWPRLITKYGGTTTAAPNFAYAVVGKRMARADEAFDLSKLRIALNGAEPIDETAVQTFVDAGARFKMPPECVFPAYGMAEATLAVSFAPLFTGLTLDVVEADALEAHNRAVPVPEDDPRRGTEDVRSFAVLGRPLDGLEAQIADDSGKVLGEREVGEIRLRGPAVTPGYFTVDGPLETQDAEGWIDTGDLGYLVDGQIVICGRRKDVIIMGGRNIYPTDIERAATSVEGVRLGNAVAVRLDAGSRRERFAVVLESKLAGNEEEERRVAKEVAARVRDAVDVRPFAVLVLPAGSLPKTPSGKVKRAATATRYADQITQAAH; translated from the coding sequence ATGAGTCGGTTCGTGGACACCCTGGTCGCCACCGCGGCCGGGGGCGGTCAGCAGCGGGGCATGGTCACTGGGGAGCCGCAGGAGCCGGTTCGCCGCACCTGGGCGGAGGTCCACGAACAGGCGAAGCGGTTCGCGGGCGAGCTCATCCACCGCGGGCTGGAGCCCGGCAGCGCGGTCGCCGTGCTCGCCGCCGCACCGGCGTTGATCGCGCCCACCGTGCAGGCCGTGTGGCTGGCCGGGGGCAGCGTGACCATGCTGCACCAGCCGACCCCGCGCACCGATCTGGCCGAATGGGCCGAGGACACCCTGCGCGTGCTGCGGATGATCGGCTCGGAGCTGGTGCTGCTCGGCGAGCCGTTCGACGCGCTGGCGCCGGTGCTGACCGAGCACGACATCGCCTTCCACTCGATCGCCGAGCTGGACGCGGGCGAGCCGATCACCGAGCCGGTGCCGATCGGCGAGGACGACCTCGCGCTGCTGCAGCTGACCAGCGGGTCCACCGCCGAGCCGAAGGCCGTGCGGATCACCCACGGCAACCTCTACACCAACGTCAAGGCCATGGTCGAGCGCGCCGAGTTCGACTTCGGCACCGACGTGATGGTCTCGTGGCTGCCGACCTTCCACGACATGGGCATGGTCGGCTTCCTGACCGTGCCGATGACCTTCGGCGTGGAGCTGGTCAAGATCACCCCGGTCGAGTTCCTGTCCGGGCCGCTGATCTGGCCGCGGCTGATCACCAAGTACGGCGGCACCACCACCGCCGCGCCGAACTTCGCCTACGCGGTGGTCGGCAAGCGCATGGCCCGCGCCGACGAGGCGTTCGACCTGTCGAAGCTGCGGATCGCGCTGAACGGCGCCGAGCCGATCGACGAGACGGCCGTGCAGACCTTCGTGGACGCCGGGGCGCGGTTCAAGATGCCGCCGGAGTGCGTGTTCCCGGCCTACGGCATGGCGGAGGCGACGCTCGCGGTGTCGTTCGCGCCGTTGTTCACCGGGCTGACGCTGGACGTGGTGGAGGCCGACGCGCTGGAGGCGCACAACCGCGCGGTGCCGGTGCCCGAGGACGACCCGCGCCGCGGCACCGAGGACGTGCGCTCGTTCGCCGTGCTCGGCCGTCCGCTCGACGGCCTCGAAGCGCAGATCGCCGACGATTCCGGCAAGGTGCTCGGCGAACGCGAGGTCGGCGAGATCCGCCTGCGCGGGCCCGCCGTCACGCCGGGGTACTTCACTGTGGACGGTCCACTGGAGACACAGGACGCCGAGGGCTGGATCGACACCGGCGACCTCGGGTACCTGGTGGACGGGCAGATCGTCATCTGCGGCCGCCGCAAGGACGTCATCATCATGGGCGGGCGCAACATCTACCCGACCGACATCGAACGCGCGGCCACCTCGGTCGAAGGTGTACGCCTGGGCAACGCCGTCGCGGTCCGGCTCGACGCGGGCAGCAGGCGTGAGCGGTTCGCCGTGGTGCTGGAGTCCAAACTGGCCGGCAACGAGGAAGAAGAACGGCGCGTGGCCAAGGAGGTCGCCGCTCGCGTCCGCGACGCGGTGGACGTCCGCCCGTTCGCCGTACTGGTCCTCCCCGCCGGAAGCCTGCCCAAAACCCCTTCAGGCAAGGTCAAGCGGGCCGCCACCGCCACCCGCTACGCCGACCAAATCACCCAAGCCGCCCACTAA
- a CDS encoding TIGR03621 family F420-dependent LLM class oxidoreductase yields MRFGVTLRSIGTAPEWTAKCRAAEQLGYDVITVPDHIGGTAPAPFPTIAAAAAVTERIKVGTLVLNVPFHNPALLARDVAATVQLTGGRFELGLGAGHMKAEFDDAGLPWQDLPTRLEYLTTTITDVRRRLEAVDVEMPPLLIAGHSKGVLRIAAEHAQIVGFAGLKPKPGAEPGIWRLATEAELAERVAFYAGLNRSTESNMLIQDVVVTDDKRAAATEWAGLAESTVDAILAAPQLLIGTEHQIIDRVHELRDRFGFTYFTVFEPAMERFAPILKALRQSRT; encoded by the coding sequence ATGAGATTCGGCGTCACGCTCCGCTCCATCGGCACCGCCCCCGAATGGACCGCCAAGTGCCGGGCCGCCGAGCAACTCGGCTACGACGTCATCACCGTGCCCGACCACATCGGCGGTACGGCACCCGCGCCTTTCCCCACCATCGCCGCCGCGGCCGCGGTGACCGAGCGGATCAAGGTGGGCACCCTCGTGCTCAACGTTCCCTTCCACAACCCGGCCCTGCTCGCCAGGGACGTGGCCGCCACCGTGCAGCTCACCGGCGGCCGGTTCGAGCTCGGGCTCGGGGCGGGGCACATGAAGGCCGAGTTCGACGACGCGGGCCTGCCCTGGCAGGACCTCCCCACCCGCCTCGAGTACCTCACCACCACGATCACCGACGTCCGCCGACGCCTCGAAGCGGTCGACGTCGAGATGCCGCCCCTCCTGATCGCGGGCCACAGCAAGGGTGTGCTCCGGATCGCCGCCGAGCACGCGCAGATCGTCGGGTTCGCCGGGCTCAAGCCGAAACCCGGCGCCGAGCCGGGCATCTGGCGCCTGGCCACCGAAGCCGAGCTCGCCGAGCGCGTCGCCTTCTACGCCGGCCTCAACCGGAGCACCGAGTCGAACATGCTCATCCAGGACGTCGTCGTCACCGACGACAAACGGGCCGCCGCAACGGAATGGGCCGGGCTCGCCGAATCCACAGTGGACGCGATACTCGCAGCCCCGCAGCTGCTGATCGGCACCGAGCACCAGATCATCGACCGGGTCCACGAACTCCGCGACCGCTTCGGCTTCACCTACTTCACCGTCTTCGAACCGGCGATGGAACGGTTCGCACCGATCCTCAAAGCCCTGCGGCAATCACGGACTTAA
- the glmU gene encoding bifunctional UDP-N-acetylglucosamine diphosphorylase/glucosamine-1-phosphate N-acetyltransferase GlmU, translated as MTGPLTTLILAAGEGTRMRSTTPKVLHPIAGRPLVEHAVRAAAGLDPEHLVVVVGHGREAVGGHLDEVAKQLGRPIGTAVQEAQNGTGHAVGCALATLPPQLTGTVVVSYGDVPLLDTETLAALLAEHTGAGNAVTVLTSVVPDPTGYGRIVRDADGGVTAIVEQKDADETQLAITEINSGVYAFDAAVLADGLSRLSTDNAQGELYLTDVLSIARGDGRAVGTLVVEDPWLTEGVNDRVQLSVLGAELNRRLVRAWQRAGVTVVDPATTWLDAGVTLARDVRIEPGVQLKGATTVGEGATIGPDTTLTDVEVGAGASVIRTHGSGAVLGENVSVGPFAYLRPGTRLGDKGKIGTFVETKNADIGRGTKVPHLSYVGDATIGEQSNIGAASVFVNYDGVHKHHTTIGSHVRMGSDNMYVAPVTVGDGAASGAGAVIRRNVPPGALAVSGGPQRNIEGWVARKRPGTPAAEAAEAALARNEVENDGESQK; from the coding sequence GTGACCGGGCCTTTGACAACCTTGATCCTCGCCGCGGGCGAGGGCACCCGCATGCGGTCGACCACCCCGAAGGTGCTGCACCCGATCGCCGGGCGGCCGCTCGTCGAACACGCGGTGCGGGCCGCCGCCGGGCTCGACCCCGAGCACCTCGTCGTGGTCGTCGGCCACGGCCGGGAGGCGGTCGGCGGGCACCTGGACGAGGTCGCCAAGCAGCTCGGCCGCCCGATCGGCACCGCGGTGCAGGAAGCGCAGAACGGCACCGGGCACGCGGTCGGGTGCGCGCTGGCGACGCTGCCTCCCCAGCTGACCGGCACGGTGGTGGTCAGCTACGGCGACGTGCCGCTGCTGGACACCGAGACCCTGGCCGCGCTGCTCGCCGAGCACACCGGCGCCGGCAACGCGGTGACCGTGCTGACCTCGGTGGTCCCCGACCCGACCGGGTACGGCCGGATCGTGCGCGACGCCGACGGCGGGGTCACCGCCATCGTCGAGCAGAAGGACGCCGACGAGACCCAGCTGGCGATCACCGAGATCAACTCCGGGGTCTACGCCTTCGACGCGGCCGTGCTGGCCGACGGGCTGTCCCGGCTGTCCACCGACAACGCGCAGGGCGAGCTGTACCTGACCGACGTGCTGAGCATCGCGCGCGGTGACGGCAGGGCGGTCGGCACGCTGGTGGTCGAGGACCCGTGGCTGACCGAGGGCGTGAACGACCGGGTGCAGCTGTCGGTGCTGGGCGCCGAGCTGAACCGGCGGCTCGTGCGGGCCTGGCAGCGCGCCGGAGTCACCGTGGTCGACCCGGCCACCACCTGGCTGGACGCCGGGGTGACGCTGGCCCGCGACGTGCGCATCGAACCGGGCGTCCAGCTCAAGGGCGCCACCACGGTCGGCGAGGGCGCGACGATCGGCCCGGACACCACGCTGACCGACGTCGAGGTCGGCGCGGGCGCCAGCGTGATCCGCACGCACGGCTCGGGCGCGGTGCTCGGCGAGAACGTCAGCGTCGGCCCGTTCGCCTACCTGCGGCCGGGGACCCGGCTCGGGGACAAGGGCAAGATCGGCACCTTCGTCGAGACCAAGAACGCCGACATCGGCCGGGGCACCAAGGTGCCGCACCTGAGCTACGTCGGCGACGCCACCATCGGCGAGCAGAGCAACATCGGCGCGGCCAGCGTGTTCGTCAACTACGACGGCGTGCACAAGCACCACACCACCATCGGCTCCCACGTCCGGATGGGCTCGGACAACATGTACGTCGCCCCGGTGACCGTCGGCGACGGTGCCGCCAGCGGGGCGGGTGCGGTGATCCGGCGGAACGTGCCGCCGGGCGCGCTGGCGGTTTCGGGGGGGCCGCAGCGCAACATCGAAGGCTGGGTGGCCCGGAAGCGACCGGGCACTCCCGCGGCGGAGGCAGCCGAGGCGGCTCTCGCCCGAAACGAAGTGGAAAACGACGGGGAGTCGCAGAAATGA
- a CDS encoding 4-(cytidine 5'-diphospho)-2-C-methyl-D-erythritol kinase yields the protein MLAVVPPPVTVRVPSKINLHLAVGDLREDGYHELVTVFQALSLADEVTVAVTDDPGVEVYGEGEKSVPTGANNLAWRAVQALAAHVGRAESDSKVRVVLRKGIPVAGGMAGGSADAAATLVGLASLWKLEITRDELADIAAKLGSDVPFALYGGTALGTGRGERLVPVLSRHTFHWVLAFDQKGLSTPRVFTELDRLREEGDPPRIGSHAPVVEALASGDPRQLALLLGNDLQAAAVSLRPGLRRTLRAGVNAGALAGTVSGSGPTCAFLCEDAETALEVAAELSGAGVCRTVRVAHGPVPGARMVGGENDHRPVPPQVHA from the coding sequence GTGCTCGCTGTCGTTCCGCCTCCAGTCACCGTCCGGGTGCCGTCGAAGATCAACCTGCACCTGGCGGTCGGTGACCTGCGCGAAGACGGTTACCACGAGCTGGTGACCGTGTTCCAGGCGTTGTCGCTGGCCGACGAGGTGACCGTGGCGGTCACCGACGATCCCGGTGTCGAGGTGTACGGCGAGGGCGAGAAGTCGGTGCCCACCGGGGCCAACAACCTGGCGTGGCGCGCGGTGCAGGCGCTGGCCGCGCACGTCGGCCGCGCCGAGAGCGACTCCAAGGTCCGGGTGGTGCTGCGCAAGGGCATCCCGGTGGCCGGCGGCATGGCCGGTGGCAGTGCCGACGCGGCCGCCACCCTGGTCGGCCTGGCCTCGCTGTGGAAGCTGGAGATCACCCGCGACGAACTCGCCGACATCGCCGCGAAACTGGGCAGCGACGTGCCGTTCGCGCTCTACGGCGGCACCGCGCTCGGCACCGGCCGCGGCGAGCGCCTGGTGCCGGTGCTCTCGCGGCACACCTTCCACTGGGTGCTCGCCTTCGACCAGAAGGGCCTGTCCACCCCGAGGGTCTTCACCGAACTCGACCGGCTGCGCGAGGAGGGTGATCCACCGCGGATCGGTTCGCACGCGCCGGTGGTCGAAGCGCTCGCGTCCGGTGACCCGCGGCAGCTGGCTCTCCTGCTGGGCAACGACCTCCAGGCCGCCGCTGTCTCGCTGCGCCCGGGGCTGCGCCGCACGCTGCGCGCCGGGGTGAACGCCGGTGCGCTGGCCGGTACGGTCTCCGGCTCCGGCCCGACCTGCGCCTTCCTCTGCGAGGACGCCGAAACCGCGCTCGAAGTGGCGGCCGAGCTGTCCGGCGCCGGGGTGTGCCGCACGGTCCGGGTCGCGCACGGGCCGGTGCCCGGCGCCCGGATGGTCGGCGGCGAAAACGACCACCGTCCCGTTCCCCCGCAGGTGCACGCGTAA
- a CDS encoding DivIVA domain-containing protein, translated as MSLSADDARRVAFANTPIGRRGYAKPEVDEFVRRIAGTLDGQDDLTAAEVHHVLFGRPLIGKRGYDEREVDEFLDSAEEALASHLGTDWRAHQVPAARDASQATDARARSAPADQYSER; from the coding sequence ATGTCCTTGAGCGCCGATGACGCCCGGCGCGTCGCCTTCGCGAACACACCGATCGGCCGCCGTGGTTACGCCAAGCCGGAGGTCGACGAGTTCGTCCGGCGCATCGCGGGCACCCTCGACGGCCAGGACGACCTGACCGCGGCCGAGGTGCACCACGTGTTGTTCGGCAGGCCGCTGATCGGCAAGCGCGGGTACGACGAGCGCGAGGTCGACGAGTTCCTCGACAGCGCCGAGGAGGCACTGGCCTCGCACCTCGGCACGGACTGGCGGGCGCACCAGGTGCCCGCCGCCCGTGACGCCTCGCAGGCCACCGACGCCAGGGCGCGGTCCGCGCCCGCCGACCAGTATTCGGAGCGATGA
- a CDS encoding ABC-F family ATP-binding cassette domain-containing protein, whose translation MVNLVNLESVSKSYGVRPLLDNVSLGVGEGERIGVVGLNGGGKTTLLEVLTGIAGPDSGRVSQVRGLRMAVVTQRTELIGETVREAALAAYGAEHEWAADARVRSIVEGLGIIGLGLDNPTATLSGGERRRVALAAALVGELDLVVLDEPTNHLDVEGVRWLADHLLARRVALVVVTHDRWFLDTVCGQTWEVVGGRVEQYEGGYADWVFARAERARLAATMEEKRQNLARKELAWLQRGAKARTSKPRYRIEAAEALISDVPPPRDSVELMSFARRRLGKTVVELEDVTLAAGEKALLDNVTWRIGPGDRIGLVGVNGSGKTTLLKALAGEVPLADGRRIEGKTVRLAHLTQELEDLPGHLRVLEAVEEVAGRVVLGKHELSASQLAEKLGFPPARQWTPVEDLSGGERRRLQLVRLLMAEPNVLLLDEPTNDLDIDTLQQLEDLLDSWPGTMVVVSHDRYLVERVCDAVYGLFGDGRITHLPGGIEEYLKRRLSSVPERQATKRAPEPADDQPKLSSAEVRALGKELSRLERKLDQLHDKEQKLHARLLEAATDPAKLMELNAQLKTVQAEKDEVEQRWLETSEAVE comes from the coding sequence ATGGTCAACCTGGTCAACCTCGAATCGGTCTCCAAGTCCTACGGCGTCCGGCCGTTGCTGGACAACGTCTCGCTCGGGGTCGGTGAGGGCGAGCGCATCGGCGTCGTCGGCCTCAACGGCGGCGGCAAGACCACCCTGCTCGAAGTGCTCACCGGGATCGCCGGGCCGGACAGCGGCCGGGTCAGCCAGGTGCGCGGGCTGCGCATGGCCGTGGTCACCCAGCGCACCGAGCTGATCGGCGAGACCGTGCGCGAAGCCGCGCTGGCCGCTTACGGCGCCGAGCACGAATGGGCCGCCGACGCCCGCGTCCGGTCCATTGTGGAGGGTCTGGGGATCATCGGGCTGGGCCTGGACAACCCGACGGCCACGCTGTCCGGTGGCGAGCGGCGCCGGGTGGCGCTGGCCGCCGCGCTGGTCGGCGAGCTGGACCTGGTGGTGCTCGACGAGCCGACCAACCACCTCGACGTCGAAGGCGTGCGCTGGCTGGCCGACCACCTGCTGGCGCGCCGGGTCGCGCTGGTGGTGGTCACCCACGACCGCTGGTTCCTCGACACCGTGTGCGGGCAGACCTGGGAGGTCGTCGGCGGGCGGGTCGAGCAGTACGAAGGTGGTTACGCGGACTGGGTTTTCGCGCGGGCCGAACGCGCGCGGCTGGCCGCGACGATGGAGGAGAAGCGGCAGAACCTGGCGCGCAAGGAACTCGCCTGGCTGCAGCGCGGCGCGAAGGCACGCACGTCCAAGCCCCGCTACCGGATCGAAGCCGCCGAGGCGCTGATTTCCGACGTGCCACCGCCGCGGGATTCCGTTGAGCTGATGAGCTTCGCCAGGCGGCGACTGGGCAAGACGGTCGTCGAACTGGAGGACGTGACCCTGGCCGCGGGCGAGAAAGCCTTGCTGGACAACGTGACCTGGCGCATCGGGCCGGGTGACCGGATCGGCCTGGTCGGGGTGAACGGCTCCGGCAAGACCACGCTGCTCAAGGCGCTGGCCGGCGAGGTCCCACTGGCGGACGGGCGCCGGATCGAAGGCAAGACGGTCCGCCTGGCGCACCTGACCCAGGAGCTGGAAGACCTGCCGGGGCACCTGCGCGTGCTGGAGGCGGTCGAAGAGGTCGCCGGGCGCGTGGTGCTGGGCAAGCACGAACTGTCCGCGTCACAGCTGGCCGAGAAGCTGGGCTTCCCGCCAGCACGGCAGTGGACGCCGGTCGAAGACCTCTCCGGTGGCGAACGGCGCCGGTTGCAGCTGGTGCGCCTGCTGATGGCCGAGCCGAACGTGCTGCTGCTCGACGAGCCGACGAACGACCTGGACATCGACACCCTGCAGCAGCTGGAAGACCTGCTCGACTCGTGGCCGGGCACCATGGTGGTGGTCTCGCACGACCGGTACCTGGTGGAACGGGTCTGCGACGCGGTCTACGGGCTGTTCGGCGACGGGCGCATCACGCACCTGCCCGGCGGCATCGAGGAGTACCTGAAGCGGCGCCTCAGTTCGGTGCCGGAGCGGCAGGCCACCAAGCGGGCGCCGGAACCCGCCGACGACCAGCCGAAGCTGTCCTCGGCCGAGGTCCGCGCGCTCGGCAAGGAGCTGTCCCGGCTCGAGCGCAAGCTGGACCAGTTGCACGACAAGGAGCAGAAGCTGCACGCGCGGCTGCTCGAAGCGGCGACCGACCCGGCGAAGCTGATGGAGCTGAACGCTCAGCTGAAGACCGTGCAGGCGGAGAAGGACGAGGTCGAGCAGCGCTGGCTGGAGACCTCCGAAGCGGTCGAGTAG
- the pth gene encoding aminoacyl-tRNA hydrolase produces MDVDLPGAGEQIVLAGLGNPGPRYAGNRHNAGFLVLDELAARMGGKFKSHKSGGEVLEGRLAGRKVALVKPRSFMNLSGGPVAGAARFFKVGPDGVVVVHDELDLPYGALKLKFGGGDNGHNGLRSITKSLGTKDYFRVRFGVDRPPGRMDPADYVLKDFSTVERKELALNLDRCADAVEALLEKGLLAAQNAFHAG; encoded by the coding sequence GTGGATGTCGACCTGCCGGGGGCCGGCGAGCAGATCGTGCTCGCCGGCCTCGGCAATCCGGGGCCCCGGTACGCGGGCAACCGGCACAACGCCGGTTTCCTCGTGCTGGACGAACTCGCCGCGCGCATGGGCGGCAAGTTCAAGTCGCACAAGAGCGGTGGCGAGGTGCTCGAAGGGCGCCTCGCCGGGCGCAAGGTGGCGCTGGTCAAGCCCCGGTCCTTCATGAACCTCTCCGGCGGCCCGGTCGCCGGGGCGGCACGCTTCTTCAAGGTCGGGCCGGACGGGGTCGTCGTCGTGCACGACGAACTGGACCTGCCCTACGGCGCGCTGAAGCTCAAGTTCGGCGGCGGCGACAACGGGCACAACGGTCTCCGCTCGATCACCAAGTCGCTCGGCACCAAGGACTACTTCCGGGTGCGCTTCGGCGTCGACCGCCCGCCCGGCCGGATGGACCCGGCCGACTACGTGCTCAAGGACTTCTCCACCGTCGAGCGCAAGGAACTCGCGCTCAACCTCGATCGCTGCGCCGACGCCGTCGAAGCGCTGCTCGAGAAGGGGCTGCTGGCGGCCCAGAACGCCTTCCACGCCGGGTGA